The Methanolacinia petrolearia DSM 11571 genome has a segment encoding these proteins:
- a CDS encoding metallophosphoesterase, whose product MKPEFLPEGPAFVVEEDDLRILVVADTHFGAESELSRKGVHIMSNTPGRLRRLLDCIDVSGADLLLLLGDVKDSVPVTSWQEKREMPEILDAIRAKIDLKVLPGNHDVGIELFLRKDELLPKTGCMIRNTGYMHGHTFPSPEITGGLIVVGHHHPVVHLYDEVGCFMRGVPSFVLAEIDDELLDMKGLRPGTRVLFAPAFFELAGGMDVCEMKKSGLSPLSRCIKEETADVFLADGTYIDTIGGIIAAKSD is encoded by the coding sequence ATGAAACCCGAATTTCTCCCGGAGGGCCCTGCGTTTGTCGTCGAAGAGGACGACCTGAGGATACTTGTCGTAGCCGACACGCATTTCGGGGCGGAGTCCGAGTTGTCCAGGAAGGGCGTTCATATCATGAGCAACACCCCGGGAAGGCTCAGGAGGCTGCTTGACTGTATAGATGTCTCGGGCGCTGATCTCCTCCTGCTACTCGGGGACGTGAAGGATTCTGTTCCGGTCACATCGTGGCAGGAGAAGAGGGAGATGCCCGAGATCCTGGATGCGATCAGGGCGAAGATCGACCTGAAGGTTCTTCCCGGAAACCACGACGTGGGGATCGAGCTGTTTCTTCGCAAAGACGAACTTCTCCCGAAGACAGGCTGCATGATCAGAAATACCGGCTACATGCACGGGCACACGTTCCCGTCTCCTGAGATTACCGGCGGCCTGATCGTCGTAGGACACCACCACCCTGTCGTTCATCTCTATGACGAAGTCGGCTGCTTCATGAGAGGCGTCCCGTCATTTGTTCTCGCGGAGATAGACGATGAATTGCTCGATATGAAGGGTCTCCGGCCGGGAACCCGCGTCCTCTTCGCCCCGGCATTCTTCGAGCTTGCGGGAGGAATGGACGTCTGCGAAATGAAGAAGAGCGGGCTGAGTCCTCTTTCGAGGTGCATTAAAGAGGAGACCGCCGACGTCTTCCTCGCGGACGGGACATATATCGATACCATAGGAGGGATCATCGCTGCCAAAAGCGATTGA
- a CDS encoding 2TM domain-containing protein, which produces MTDDESYRKAKEKVAELRGFYSHLAAYICVNLMLISINLLTYSGYYWFLWVTFFWGLAVLGHAWRVFGHSKIMGDEWEEKKIREYMEKDKK; this is translated from the coding sequence ATGACTGATGACGAATCATACCGGAAGGCGAAGGAGAAAGTAGCGGAACTGAGAGGATTCTACTCTCATCTCGCCGCATACATATGCGTCAATCTCATGCTCATTTCAATCAACCTCCTGACGTACTCCGGCTACTACTGGTTCCTTTGGGTGACCTTCTTCTGGGGACTGGCTGTCCTGGGACATGCATGGCGTGTCTTCGGGCACTCCAAAATAATGGGTGACGAATGGGAAGAGAAGAAGATCAGGGAATACATGGAAAAAGACAAAAAATAA
- a CDS encoding replication factor C small subunit, with protein MDENNTIWTEKYRPKTLDDVVGQKEIVARLKSYVKTGSLPHLLFTGPAGIGKTTSAVALAREFFGENWQVNFRELNASDERGIDVVRNQIKQFARTAPMGGAEFKILFLDEADALTNDAQAALRRTMENYAYTCRFILSCNYSSKIIDPIQSRCALYRFRPLDREAVTEELNRIAKTEGLSITEDAMSAIIYVAQGDMRKAINALQGGAIISPEIKEEMIYEITSTARPDEIRELLSIIMDGNFNAAEHKLNGLITGRGIAPLELLNQFYRTLIDNQEIDRKMKVEMISHLGDADFRISEGANPNIQMEALLAKCILSAENSVK; from the coding sequence ATGGACGAGAACAATACGATATGGACGGAAAAATACAGGCCGAAGACTCTTGACGACGTTGTCGGGCAGAAGGAGATCGTCGCACGCCTGAAATCATATGTCAAAACCGGCAGCCTCCCACACCTCCTCTTCACGGGCCCGGCGGGGATCGGCAAGACAACCTCTGCGGTCGCCCTTGCAAGAGAGTTCTTCGGGGAGAACTGGCAGGTCAACTTCAGGGAACTGAACGCATCGGACGAGAGGGGAATCGACGTGGTACGAAACCAGATCAAGCAGTTCGCACGGACGGCGCCGATGGGCGGTGCGGAGTTCAAGATCCTCTTCCTCGACGAGGCCGACGCACTCACGAACGATGCGCAGGCGGCGCTAAGGAGAACGATGGAGAACTATGCATATACGTGCAGGTTCATCCTCTCGTGCAACTACTCCTCGAAGATCATCGACCCCATCCAGAGCAGGTGCGCACTATACCGCTTCAGGCCGCTCGACAGGGAGGCGGTAACAGAGGAACTCAACAGGATCGCAAAGACCGAAGGGCTCAGCATAACCGAAGACGCCATGAGTGCAATTATCTACGTCGCACAGGGCGACATGAGGAAGGCGATAAACGCACTCCAGGGCGGAGCGATCATAAGCCCTGAGATAAAAGAGGAGATGATCTACGAGATCACGTCGACCGCAAGACCGGACGAGATCAGGGAGCTTCTCAGTATAATAATGGACGGCAACTTTAATGCCGCGGAGCACAAACTAAACGGACTCATCACGGGGAGGGGGATCGCCCCGCTCGAACTTCTCAACCAGTTCTACAGGACTCTTATAGACAACCAGGAGATCGACAGAAAGATGAAGGTCGAGATGATCAGCCATCTCGGAGATGCTGACTTCAGGATCAGCGAGGGGGCGAACCCGAACATCCAGATGGAAGCCCTGCTTGCAAAGTGCATTCTCAGTGCAGAGAACAGCGTCAAATAA
- a CDS encoding DEAD/DEAH box helicase, translating to MLDAEIRKLLDKRSFDELSDTQEEAIPPIMQGHHTLCIAPTGTGKTESAMLPVFHKLLRDENRGRGFRALYITPLRSLNRDILSRLKWWCGELGLTVGVRHGDTTQAERARQSRNPPDLLITTPETVQALFMGKNLREHLKSVRYVVIDEIHELAGSKRGVQLSVALERIVEQAGEFQRIALSATVGNPEDVARFLCGERPYHLVNIPSAPRLSIDVKYAGGEFSSQAKFVSKLIDRNESVLIFVNTRTTAEALGQQLFDRGDVEVHHGSLSREVRIEAEEKFKNRKIKALICTSSMELGLDIGHIGHVLQFGSPREVSRLLQRVGRAGHRLDTVSRGTILATSFDDLVESLVIAKKATSNECEDVVIPENAADVIANQVSAMALEYGEIPEERIVKILGKTAVFNGFEPLLDRVLSQLEYHRMIRRDAGTVIRTGRCRKYMYSNLSMIHDEKKVKIFDILTRRTVGTLDESFVISWIHTGAVFVTKGQLWQVLAIEDGMVKVEPAVKMRGELPSWEGEQIPVPYAVAQESGSIRRKRKLGKYDADKVSENFILQFLDGMDHARSPVASDRLMTIEHYDEGVVMNLCGGHKANEALGRLISILLSARFGTTVGVEIGAYRILLRLPREIGAVDVLETINSIDPDHIRGLLEIALKRTAIFRWKVVQIAKKFGAIDADADYEKFSMHKLIDLFEGTAIQEEAFRELFSDYMDVACAELIVKRLVAGDIDIQIAPLSALGREGLTSSRDMIPPPATDKAVINAVKRRIENDNIILFCMNCRKWKSKTVVSRVPDDDIVCPVCGARLIAALKPYEEHMIDTVRRKDKSAEDRAVEVKMLRNANIVLSSGKKAVRAFAARGVGPDTASRIIGTFANGDQFYLEILKAERNYIKTHRFWN from the coding sequence ATGCTTGATGCGGAGATCCGGAAGCTTCTCGACAAAAGGAGCTTCGACGAACTCTCCGATACACAGGAGGAGGCGATACCGCCGATCATGCAGGGGCACCATACGCTCTGCATCGCACCGACGGGGACGGGAAAGACCGAGAGTGCGATGCTTCCGGTATTCCACAAGCTCCTCAGGGATGAGAACAGGGGAAGAGGGTTCCGTGCACTTTATATCACTCCGCTCCGGTCGCTGAACCGCGATATCCTCTCGAGGCTCAAATGGTGGTGCGGGGAGCTCGGCCTGACGGTGGGTGTCCGGCACGGCGATACGACGCAGGCGGAGAGGGCACGCCAGTCGCGAAATCCGCCCGACCTCCTGATAACTACACCCGAGACAGTGCAGGCACTCTTCATGGGGAAGAACCTGAGGGAGCACCTGAAGAGCGTCAGGTATGTCGTTATCGACGAGATTCATGAACTTGCCGGAAGCAAAAGGGGAGTCCAGCTCTCGGTGGCCCTCGAGCGGATCGTCGAGCAGGCAGGGGAGTTCCAGAGGATCGCCCTCTCTGCGACTGTCGGAAATCCCGAAGATGTCGCCCGTTTCCTCTGCGGGGAGCGGCCATATCATCTCGTCAACATTCCTTCCGCACCCAGACTTTCCATCGACGTGAAGTACGCGGGAGGCGAGTTTTCTTCACAGGCGAAGTTCGTATCGAAACTTATCGACAGGAACGAATCCGTGTTGATCTTCGTCAACACCCGCACCACTGCGGAGGCGCTCGGCCAGCAGCTCTTCGATCGTGGGGATGTCGAGGTGCACCACGGCTCGCTTTCGAGGGAGGTGAGGATCGAGGCCGAGGAGAAGTTCAAGAACCGGAAGATCAAGGCGTTGATCTGCACATCCTCGATGGAGCTCGGGCTCGACATCGGCCACATCGGGCACGTCCTCCAGTTCGGCTCTCCGCGTGAGGTCTCGCGTCTCCTCCAGCGTGTCGGGCGGGCGGGGCACAGGCTGGATACTGTATCAAGGGGGACTATCCTCGCAACCAGCTTTGACGATCTCGTCGAGTCGCTCGTGATTGCGAAGAAGGCGACATCGAACGAGTGCGAAGACGTGGTGATCCCGGAGAATGCCGCCGACGTTATTGCGAACCAGGTATCTGCGATGGCGCTTGAATATGGTGAGATCCCCGAAGAGAGGATCGTGAAAATTCTTGGCAAGACTGCGGTATTCAATGGTTTCGAACCGCTTCTCGACAGGGTGCTTTCGCAGCTCGAATATCACAGGATGATCCGCCGCGATGCGGGTACGGTCATACGCACCGGACGGTGCAGGAAGTACATGTACTCCAACCTCTCGATGATCCATGACGAGAAGAAGGTGAAGATCTTCGATATCCTGACCCGCCGGACCGTGGGGACGCTGGACGAGTCGTTTGTCATAAGCTGGATTCATACAGGTGCGGTGTTCGTCACCAAGGGCCAGTTGTGGCAGGTTCTCGCGATCGAGGACGGGATGGTGAAGGTCGAACCCGCGGTGAAGATGAGGGGCGAACTGCCGTCGTGGGAAGGCGAGCAGATTCCTGTTCCCTATGCCGTTGCGCAGGAGAGCGGCAGCATCCGCCGGAAGAGGAAGCTCGGCAAGTACGATGCCGACAAGGTTTCGGAGAATTTCATCCTTCAGTTCCTTGACGGAATGGATCACGCCAGGTCACCGGTGGCATCCGACCGGCTGATGACGATCGAGCACTACGACGAAGGTGTCGTGATGAATCTCTGCGGCGGGCACAAGGCGAACGAAGCCCTCGGGCGGTTGATCTCCATCCTTCTCAGCGCAAGATTCGGGACGACGGTAGGGGTCGAGATCGGTGCATACAGGATACTGCTGAGGCTCCCGAGGGAGATCGGTGCGGTAGATGTTCTTGAAACGATAAACTCGATCGATCCGGATCACATCCGCGGACTTCTCGAGATCGCCCTCAAGAGAACTGCCATATTCAGGTGGAAGGTGGTTCAGATCGCCAAGAAATTCGGTGCGATCGATGCGGATGCGGACTACGAGAAGTTCAGTATGCACAAACTGATCGATCTCTTCGAAGGGACCGCGATACAGGAGGAGGCGTTCAGGGAGCTCTTCTCCGATTACATGGACGTGGCGTGTGCGGAACTTATCGTAAAGAGGTTAGTGGCCGGGGATATCGATATCCAGATCGCTCCGCTCTCCGCACTAGGCCGCGAGGGGCTCACTTCATCAAGGGACATGATCCCTCCTCCTGCCACAGACAAGGCCGTAATCAATGCCGTCAAAAGGAGGATCGAGAACGATAATATTATTCTCTTCTGCATGAACTGCCGGAAGTGGAAGAGCAAGACGGTGGTTTCGAGAGTTCCCGACGATGATATTGTATGCCCGGTATGCGGCGCAAGGCTGATCGCCGCGCTTAAGCCGTACGAGGAGCACATGATCGATACCGTCCGGAGGAAAGATAAGTCCGCTGAGGACCGGGCTGTCGAGGTTAAGATGCTCCGGAACGCAAACATAGTTCTTTCAAGCGGGAAGAAAGCCGTCCGCGCTTTTGCTGCAAGGGGCGTGGGGCCCGACACTGCTTCAAGAATTATCGGGACGTTTGCAAACGGCGACCAGTTTTATCTTGAAATCCTTAAAGCAGAGAGAAATTATATCAAAACTCACAGGTTCTGGAATTAA
- a CDS encoding SOS response-associated peptidase: protein MCGRFAFFNAEGFEDVHRNFNPLPILPLSYNISPGRSIPVVCQDGNENPEVVFAKWGLVPFWKKNDESGAWLINARSDSLTEKPAFRDNFREHRCLIPANGFYEWRHEGTRKVPYYIHFDRPLIAFAGIYDTWTAPEGDGRNSCCIITAGANAEVKQVHDRMPAILSGKDCRRWLSPGLSQDDYLAMLRPYPAEETEVYAVGSKVNSPEAEGPELTERVYSGGWW, encoded by the coding sequence ATGTGCGGGAGGTTCGCTTTCTTCAATGCGGAAGGGTTCGAGGACGTACACAGAAATTTCAACCCGCTTCCGATCCTTCCTCTTTCCTACAACATCTCGCCGGGAAGAAGCATCCCGGTCGTCTGCCAGGACGGAAACGAAAACCCTGAAGTCGTCTTCGCTAAATGGGGCCTTGTCCCATTCTGGAAGAAGAACGACGAATCGGGAGCATGGCTCATCAACGCCCGCTCCGATTCGCTCACCGAAAAACCGGCCTTCAGGGACAACTTCCGGGAACACAGATGCCTCATTCCTGCGAACGGATTCTACGAGTGGAGACACGAAGGCACGAGGAAGGTTCCCTACTACATCCATTTCGACCGGCCGCTGATCGCATTCGCGGGAATCTACGATACATGGACCGCACCGGAGGGCGACGGGAGGAACTCCTGCTGCATCATAACGGCGGGGGCAAACGCCGAGGTAAAGCAGGTTCACGACAGGATGCCGGCGATCTTGTCTGGGAAGGATTGCAGGAGATGGCTCTCCCCCGGACTTTCACAGGACGACTATCTCGCTATGCTCAGGCCATACCCTGCAGAAGAGACGGAGGTCTACGCCGTCGGTTCGAAGGTGAATTCCCCGGAGGCTGAGGGTCCGGAGCTGACCGAGAGGGTTTATTCCGGAGGCTGGTGGTAG
- a CDS encoding ArsR/SmtB family transcription factor, with protein MDKSEVILDKEIFEVLSSDKRIDILKSLNTRRKTNSELAREFSLQESTMHHHLMKLEETGLIQPVDSKNKWIYYELTAKGDAILNPDKDTRFTILISSLLTYIAAFAAFFTYISIPKLCSKPFDQGILESLMRHLATSPFLSLFVICLIIAIAQTIVLVFYFLKKKNYI; from the coding sequence GTGGATAAAAGCGAGGTGATCCTGGATAAAGAGATCTTTGAAGTGTTGTCATCCGACAAAAGGATCGATATACTCAAGTCTCTGAACACAAGACGGAAGACGAATTCGGAGCTTGCAAGAGAATTTTCTTTGCAGGAATCCACAATGCATCACCACCTGATGAAGCTGGAGGAAACAGGGCTGATACAACCTGTCGATTCAAAGAACAAATGGATCTATTACGAACTCACGGCGAAAGGGGATGCTATATTAAATCCTGATAAGGATACCCGGTTTACGATTCTTATCTCATCTTTACTCACTTATATTGCAGCGTTTGCCGCGTTCTTTACATATATCTCAATTCCAAAATTATGTTCAAAGCCCTTCGACCAGGGCATATTGGAGAGCCTGATGAGGCATCTGGCGACCAGCCCTTTTCTTTCTCTTTTCGTGATCTGCCTTATCATTGCAATTGCCCAGACGATTGTATTGGTATTCTATTTTCTCAAAAAGAAGAATTACATTTAA
- a CDS encoding radical SAM protein, translating to MACGKRIYKHLFGPVPSRRLGISLGIDLIPHKTCSYNCIYCECGKTTNLTSERREYVPTAEVIEELDSYLSESPRLDYITYSGSGEPTLHSGIEKITRFIKDNYPGYRVALLTNGSLFFDKGVRDEMKDIDVIIPSLDAATDIGFMKIDRPCSSLKVEEIISGLVELKKEFSGEFWLEIFVVPGLNDTEEELAALSKAVHRIAPDRVQLNTLDRPGVVDWIRAATQEELEKFAEGLGYERTEITGRPSSRSGVESFSGDAMECIIQTISRRPCTVEDLSSILGMHPNEINKYIQLLIEEGRVAEKREERGIFFVSVE from the coding sequence GTGGCGTGCGGAAAAAGAATATACAAACATCTCTTCGGTCCCGTTCCTTCGAGGAGGCTCGGGATCTCTCTCGGGATCGATCTCATACCTCATAAGACGTGCAGCTACAACTGCATATACTGCGAGTGCGGGAAGACGACGAATCTTACCTCTGAACGCCGCGAATATGTCCCGACTGCGGAGGTTATCGAAGAGCTGGATTCATACCTTTCGGAATCGCCGCGGCTGGATTATATTACATATTCCGGTTCAGGCGAGCCGACGCTTCACAGTGGCATCGAAAAGATCACCCGTTTTATCAAGGATAATTATCCGGGCTACAGGGTTGCGTTGCTTACGAACGGAAGCCTCTTTTTTGATAAAGGGGTCCGTGATGAGATGAAGGATATCGATGTGATTATTCCTTCGCTGGACGCCGCAACGGATATAGGGTTCATGAAGATAGATCGTCCGTGCAGTTCGCTGAAGGTCGAAGAGATCATATCGGGTCTCGTGGAGCTGAAGAAGGAGTTTTCGGGCGAATTTTGGCTTGAGATCTTCGTTGTTCCTGGACTGAACGATACGGAGGAGGAGCTCGCTGCATTATCGAAAGCGGTGCACAGGATTGCGCCTGACAGGGTTCAGCTGAATACCCTCGACCGTCCGGGTGTCGTCGACTGGATCAGGGCGGCGACTCAAGAGGAACTGGAGAAGTTCGCTGAAGGTCTTGGTTATGAGAGGACGGAGATCACCGGGAGACCGTCGTCGAGATCGGGAGTAGAGAGCTTCTCCGGCGATGCGATGGAGTGCATTATTCAGACGATCTCACGCCGTCCCTGCACTGTGGAGGATCTCTCGTCCATTCTCGGGATGCACCCGAACGAGATCAATAAATATATCCAGCTTTTGATTGAGGAAGGACGGGTTGCGGAGAAGAGGGAGGAGAGAGGGATCTTTTTCGTTAGTGTTGAGTGA